One window of Nymphaea colorata isolate Beijing-Zhang1983 chromosome 1, ASM883128v2, whole genome shotgun sequence genomic DNA carries:
- the LOC116249599 gene encoding homogentisate solanesyltransferase, chloroplastic, whose protein sequence is MDRAVVAHLPTSSSSLSCCSPYSAPLRRKTARPASQIGVPTLSFFCNSAFSPCTARLVTGIPPVGKVRLGCRRVSPSATPNRRLSSVRACSKVGAAGSNSLPNKFSQFSDACWRFLRPHTIRGTALGSVALVTRALLENQHLINWSLLLKAISGLIALICGNGYIVGINQIYDIGIDKVNKPYLPIAAGDLSVQSAWILVLCFGIAGLAIVSSNFGTFITALYTLGLLLGTIYSVPPFRLKKFPVAAFLIIATVRGFLLNFGVYYATRAALGLKFEWSAAVLFITIFVTVFALVIAITKDLPDVEGDRKFQISTLATKLGVRNIAFLGSGLLLANYVGAVLAASYFPMVFRRNLMIVAHLILASSLTFQAWLLEQSKYTKEAISKFYRFIWNLFYIEYIIFPFL, encoded by the exons ATGGATCGTGCTGTAGTCGCCCACCTGCCCACTTCCTCATCTTCGCTCTCCTGCTGCTCTCCTTACTCTGCGCCGCTGAGGAGGAAGACGGCGCGTCCTGCTTCTCAAATTGGGGTTCCGacgctttctttcttttgcaattCTGCTTTCTCTCCATGCACTGCCAGGCTAGTTACCGGCATTCCTCCGGTGGGCAAGGTCCGGCTTGGATGTAGACGTGTTTCGCCGTCAGCCACGCCCAATCGACGGCTCTCTTCTGTCAGG GCATGTTCTAAAGTTGGAGCGGCTGGTTCAAATTCACTACCAAACAAGTTTTCACAATTCAGTGATGCATGTTGGCGGTTTCTAAGGCCTCATACGATTCGTGGGACGGCCTTAGGATCTGT AGCTTTGGTGACTAGGGCTTTGCTTGAGAATCAACATCTGATAAACTGGTCGCTGTTGTTGAAAGCCATTTCTGGCCTAATTGCGCTTATCTGTGGAAACGGCTACATAGTGGGAATCAACCAAATATATGATATCGGAATTGATAA GGTAAACAAACCTTATTTGCCTATAGCTGCTGGGGATCTTTCAGTTCAGTCTGCATGGATCCTGGTCTTGTGTTTTGGCATAGCTGGTCTTGCAATAGTCTCATCAAATTTTGGAACTTTCATCACAGCCTTGTACACTCTTGGTCTCTTGCTGGGTACCATTTATTCTGTTCCTCCTTTTAGACTGAAGAAATTCCCAGTTGCTGCATTTCTTATAATTGCTACA gtTCGTGGATTTCTTCTAAATTTTGGGGTATATTATGCCACAAGAGCAGCCTTAGGGCTGAAGTTTGAATGGAG TGCAGCTGTTCTTTTCATTACCATCTTCGTGACAGTGTTTGCATTGGTCATCGCCATAACTAAAGACCTTCCAGATGTGGAGGGAGACCGCAA GTTCCAGATATCAACCTTAGCAACCAAACTTGGTGTTAGAAACATTGCATTTCTTGGGTCAGGCCTTTTGCTGGCAAACTATGTGGGAGCCGTACTTGCAGCATCTTATTTTCCCATG GTTTTCAGAAGGAATTTAATGATAGTAGCACATTTGATCTTGGCATCAAGTTTGACTTTTCAG